A genomic segment from Odontesthes bonariensis isolate fOdoBon6 chromosome 8, fOdoBon6.hap1, whole genome shotgun sequence encodes:
- the LOC142385498 gene encoding uncharacterized protein LOC142385498, which translates to MASSEEEFKSPNTVEPNSLQDNDEDLSTTANRDKPYSCDQCGKAFNHKSDFIRHQRIHSGVKPFSCGQCGKAFTQKSALIRHQRIHSGVKLFICGQCGKGFSHKSTLIRHQHIHSGVKPFSCGQCGKAFARKSALISHQHIHSGVKPFICGQCGKAFTDKSALITHQRIHSGVKPFSCGQCGKAFTNKKALIRHQRIHSGFKPFSCGQCGKAFTNESALITHQRIHSGVKPFSCGQCGKAFTRKSDLITHQRIHSGVKPFNCGQCGKAFTLKSNLIRHQRIHSGVKPFICGECGKAFTDKSVLITHQRIHSGVKPFNCGQCGKAFTLKSNLIRHQRIHSEVKPFSCGQCGKAFTQKRALISHQHIHSGVKPFSCGQCGKAFTHKSALITHQRIHSGVKPFSCGQCGKAFTQKSALLRHQRIHSGVKPFSCGQCGKAFTDKSALITHQRIHSGFKPFSCEQCGKAFSHKSDLITHRRIHSGVKPFSCGQCGKGLSHKSYLITHQRIHSGVKPFICGECGKAFTNKSALISHQRIHSGVKPFSCGQCGKAFTQKRALTSHQRIHNRVKPFSCGQCRKDFTHKSALITHQRIHSGVKPFICGQCGKGFSHKNTLITHQRIHSGVKPFGCGQCGKSFGYFSALKKHQLVCNGPQACSDSQCDENVTTPRGFHQQSHGRKRRSKKNHCEKQSGSDGPSSEPCVHRPSGEQNCCQQGGSSFTTVADLRRHQTIQRRQKSFSCGHCEKSFPSAGQRTLHERVHTEEQLGRDTSRSAAHKPSHPEYELFHCYRCAAVFVSASALSKHQQDHQEQE; encoded by the exons ATGGCTTCTTCAGAAGAG GAGTTTAAAAGCCCAAACACAGTGGAACCTAATTCCCTTCAGGATAATGATGAAGATCTGTCAACAACAGCAAACAGAGATaaaccatacagctgtgaccagtgtgggaaggcttttaatcATAAAAGTGACTTTATaagacatcaacgtatccacagtggagttaaacctttcagttgtggacagtgtgggaaggcttttactcagaaaagtgccttaataagacatcaacgtatccacagtggagttaaacttttcatttgtggacagtgtgggaaaggTTTTTCTCATAAAAGTACTTTAATAAGACATCaacatatccacagtggagttaaacctttcagttgtggacagtgtgggaaggcttttgcTCGGAAAAGTGCCTTGATATCACATCaacatatccacagtggagttaaacctttcatttgtgggcagtgtgggaaggcttttactgataaaagtgccttaataacacatcaacgtatccacagtggagtcaaacctttcagttgtggacagtgtgggaaggcttttactaaTAAAAAAGCCTTAATaagacatcaacgtatccacagtggatttaaacctttcagttgtggacagtgtgggaaggcttttactaatgaaagtgccttaataacacatcaacgaattcacagtggagttaaacctttcagttgtggacagtgtgggaaggcttttactcgtAAAAGTgacttaataacacatcaacgtattcacagtggagttaaacctttcaattgtggacagtgtgggaaggcttttactctgAAAAGTAATTTAATaagacatcaacgtatccacagtggagttaaacctttcatttgtggagagtgtgggaaggcttttaccgATAAAAGTgtcttaataacacatcaacgtattcacagtggagttaaacctttcaattgtggacagtgtgggaaggcttttactctgAAAAGTAATTTAATaagacatcaacgtatccacagtgaagttaaacctttcagttgtgggcagtgtgggaaggcttttactcagaAAAGAGCCTTAATATCACATCaacatatccacagtggagtcaaacctttcagttgtggacagtgtgggaaggcttttactcataaaagtgccttaataacacatcaacgtatccacagtggagtcaaacctttcagttgtggacagtgtgggaaggcttttactcagaAAAGTGCCTTATTaagacatcaacgtatccacagtggagttaaacctttcagttgtggacagtgtgggaaggcttttactgataaaagtgccttaataacacatcaacgtatccacagtggatttaaacctttcagttgtgaacagtgtgggaaggctttttcTCATAAAAGTGACTTAATAACACATagacgtatccacagtggagttaaacctttcagttgtggacagtgtgggaaaggTTTGTCTCACAAAAGTtacttaataacacatcaacgtatccacagtggagttaaacctttcatttgtggagagtgtgggaaggcttttactaataaaagtgccttaatatcacatcaacgtatccacagtggagttaaacctttcagttgtgggcagtgtgggaaggcttttactcagaAAAGAGCCTTAACatcacatcaacgtatccacaatagagttaaacctttcagttgtggacaatGTAGGAAGGATTTTACTCATAAAAGtgccttaataacacatcaacgtatccacagtggagttaaacctttcatttgtggacagtgtgggaaaggTTTTTCTCATAAAAATACCTTAATCACACATCAACgcatccacagtggagttaaaccttttggttgtggacagtgtgggaagtccTTTGGTTACTTCTCTGCCTTAAAAAAACATCAGCTTGTCTGCAATGGACCACAAGCATGCAGTGATTCCCAGTGCGATGAAAATGTAACGACTCCACGTGGCTTTCACCAACAAAGCCACGGCAGAAAGAGACGATCCAAGAAGAATCACTGTGAG AAGCAGAGCGGCTCAGATGGACCCAGTTCTGAGCCCTGTGTGCACCGTCCCAGTGGTGAACAGAACTGCTGTCAACAGGGTGGCTCATCATTCACCACTGTAGCGGACCTCAGAAGACACCAAACAATCCAGCGCAGACAGAAATCCTTCAGCTGTGGACACTGTGAGAAAAGCTTCCCATCAGCAGGTCAGCGCACGCTTCATGAGCGTGTTCACACTGAGGAGCAGCTCGGCCGCGACACCAGTCGGTCCGCTGCTCATAAGCCCTCCCACCCTGAATATGAACTGTTCCACTGTTACCGGTGTGCTGCAGTGTTCGTCTCAGCATCTGCTCTGTCTaaacatcagcaggatcacCAAGAGCAGGAATAA